Proteins encoded within one genomic window of Schaalia sp. HMT-172:
- a CDS encoding integrase core domain-containing protein — MNSLYKAELIYSEARPGYAGPWRDRREVERETAAWVHWYNTRRPHLALGGITPQQAENQHTTTRRKRPQQASTKPRT, encoded by the coding sequence TTGAACTCCTTGTACAAAGCAGAACTCATCTACAGCGAGGCGCGCCCCGGCTACGCCGGCCCCTGGCGCGATCGGCGCGAGGTCGAACGCGAAACCGCTGCCTGGGTCCACTGGTACAACACCCGCCGCCCCCACCTCGCCCTGGGCGGCATCACACCACAACAAGCAGAAAACCAACACACAACAACACGAAGGAAGCGGCCTCAACAAGCCTCCACAAAACCCAGGACTTGA
- a CDS encoding IS256 family transposase, translating into MMNDDDVVVARASGRETVEELRRSGALDALFERLDAGEVEMTGSEGLLPALLKEALERGLAAELTEHLGYEKGQASGQARSNTRNGTTKKTVMSEVGAFEIEVPRDRAGSFTPRLVRKGQRRLDGLDSMIISLYAGGMTVRDIRHHLASTLGVEVGAGTISTITDAVCEAVLEWQHRPLEAFYPVIYLDAIRIKVRCDHRVENRAAHLAVGVDMEGVKHVLGIWVQADEGASFWAHVCAELANRGLRDVLIVCCDGLTGLPEAIEATWPQSMVQTCVVHLIRASMRFVSYKDRKSVAAALKAVYSAPNEETARGALEDFAASDLGARYPQTVATWQRAWQRFTPFLAFPPMLRRVVYTTNAIESLNYQLRKITKNRGHFPSEEAAVKLLWLAICNIEDKRAAQRLTDAGKPPNKRTGHTRLIEGHTTTNWKQALAQLTTAYPDRITPYL; encoded by the coding sequence ATGATGAATGATGATGATGTTGTTGTGGCTCGCGCTAGTGGGCGTGAGACGGTGGAGGAGCTTCGTCGCTCGGGGGCGTTGGATGCGTTGTTTGAGCGTCTTGATGCTGGCGAGGTCGAGATGACGGGTAGCGAGGGCTTGTTGCCGGCGTTGCTTAAGGAGGCGTTGGAGCGCGGGTTGGCCGCGGAGCTGACCGAGCACTTGGGGTATGAGAAGGGCCAGGCCAGTGGGCAGGCGCGCTCGAACACGAGGAACGGCACGACGAAGAAGACCGTGATGTCGGAGGTGGGAGCCTTCGAGATCGAGGTTCCCCGGGACCGGGCGGGCTCGTTCACCCCGCGCCTGGTGCGTAAAGGACAGCGGCGCCTTGATGGTTTGGATTCGATGATTATCAGCTTGTATGCCGGGGGGATGACGGTACGCGATATCCGCCATCACCTGGCCTCCACCCTGGGCGTGGAGGTGGGCGCTGGGACGATTTCTACGATCACTGACGCGGTGTGCGAGGCCGTCTTGGAGTGGCAGCACCGCCCCTTAGAAGCGTTCTACCCGGTGATCTACCTGGATGCGATCCGCATCAAAGTCCGATGCGATCACAGGGTGGAGAACCGGGCCGCTCACCTGGCGGTCGGAGTGGACATGGAGGGGGTCAAGCACGTGCTGGGCATCTGGGTCCAAGCCGATGAAGGCGCCTCCTTTTGGGCCCACGTGTGCGCCGAGCTGGCCAACCGAGGCCTACGCGATGTCCTGATCGTGTGCTGCGACGGACTTACTGGCCTGCCTGAAGCCATCGAAGCGACCTGGCCCCAGTCCATGGTCCAAACCTGCGTCGTTCACTTAATCCGCGCCTCCATGCGTTTCGTGTCCTACAAGGACCGCAAGAGCGTCGCCGCGGCTCTCAAGGCCGTGTACAGCGCGCCCAACGAGGAAACCGCCCGAGGGGCGCTGGAGGACTTCGCGGCCAGCGACCTGGGAGCGCGCTACCCCCAAACGGTTGCCACCTGGCAGCGCGCCTGGCAGCGCTTCACGCCGTTCTTGGCGTTCCCGCCCATGCTGCGCCGCGTCGTGTACACCACCAACGCTATCGAGTCCTTGAACTACCAGCTACGCAAAATCACCAAGAACCGCGGGCATTTCCCCAGCGAAGAAGCCGCCGTCAAACTCTTGTGGCTCGCCATCTGCAACATCGAAGACAAAAGAGCCGCCCAGCGCCTCACAGACGCTGGCAAACCCCCCAACAAACGAACAGGACACACCCGCCTCATCGAAGGACACACCACCACCAACTGGAAACAAGCCCTCGCCCAACTCACCACCGCCTACCCCGACCGAATCACCCCCTACCTCTAA
- a CDS encoding DDE-type integrase/transposase/recombinase: MDLVNRHLGAHDLNELWVSDITYVPAQAGWVYVSFVTDVCSRKTLGWKVASSLHTDVALDALNMAIYQRRRDEIDTRGLVHHSDRGVQYRDVRYGQALARCQAVASVGSTGESLSIFLCMGVRGRG, from the coding sequence TTGGACCTGGTCAATCGGCATTTAGGGGCCCATGATCTCAACGAGTTGTGGGTCTCGGACATCACCTACGTGCCAGCCCAGGCTGGCTGGGTCTACGTCTCCTTCGTCACCGACGTGTGCTCGCGTAAAACCTTGGGCTGGAAAGTCGCCTCCTCGCTGCATACCGACGTGGCCCTGGACGCGTTGAACATGGCGATCTACCAACGTCGCCGCGATGAAATAGACACTCGTGGGCTCGTGCACCACTCCGACCGAGGCGTCCAATACCGCGACGTGCGCTACGGGCAAGCTCTCGCCCGTTGCCAGGCAGTGGCGTCGGTGGGTTCGACCGGTGAGAGCCTGTCAATTTTTCTGTGTATGGGGGTTAGAGGTAGGGGGTGA
- a CDS encoding transposase: MRVMRQVWKENCCVFGVCKMHAFLNTHELGVGYVARCTVERLMRRMGIRGVSRRRTRHVSLSTAPCMPLGPGQSAFRGP, translated from the coding sequence ATGCGTGTGATGAGGCAGGTGTGGAAGGAGAACTGCTGTGTGTTCGGGGTGTGTAAAATGCATGCCTTCCTCAACACTCACGAGTTGGGCGTGGGATATGTGGCGCGGTGCACGGTCGAGAGACTGATGCGGCGTATGGGCATTCGTGGCGTGAGTCGGCGTCGGACCCGCCATGTCAGCCTCAGCACCGCGCCATGCATGCCCCTTGGACCTGGTCAATCGGCATTTAGGGGCCCATGA
- a CDS encoding transposase has protein sequence MRGRTPLSCPGYCGECLRPDWRFGMSGQRQYSMELRERATRMALEARADPGRCRGAIKRISGQLGINPEALPTWVRAVEQGGRNERGEISDQEAHIRALEAENRELRRANEILKAASAFFGAEPGRLGR, from the coding sequence ATGCGAGGCCGGACGCCGTTGAGCTGTCCCGGGTATTGTGGAGAGTGTCTTAGGCCGGATTGGAGGTTTGGGATGTCTGGTCAGCGTCAGTATTCGATGGAGTTGCGTGAGCGTGCGACGCGTATGGCGTTGGAGGCTCGTGCTGATCCCGGGCGGTGTAGGGGTGCTATTAAGCGCATTAGCGGCCAGTTGGGGATCAATCCTGAGGCGCTGCCTACGTGGGTGCGCGCCGTGGAGCAGGGCGGGCGCAATGAGCGTGGCGAGATCAGTGATCAAGAGGCCCATATCCGGGCGCTGGAAGCTGAGAACCGTGAGCTACGGCGGGCCAACGAAATTTTGAAGGCGGCGTCGGCTTTTTTCGGGGCGGAGCCAGGTCGCCTCGGACGCTAG
- a CDS encoding LytR C-terminal domain-containing protein: MSTPNAPRPALTPRQRFLRERQQRQNLTFALVGGALLVVAVIAALVFTGIVPVPFGNDFSVKVKYAETGDIPCPTANSKPVTPSTVSVAVINTTQHQGLASKATDMLTTAGFQTQEPETADVEYTGKVRITAGPAGVDNAYSVARFFPGAHVRLTDATGSDVKVELGTFYDDTMSAEDVQRVLKSTDPIEQPAKCRPMSGS, encoded by the coding sequence GTGAGTACTCCGAACGCGCCCCGCCCTGCCCTCACCCCGCGTCAGCGTTTCCTGCGCGAGCGCCAGCAGCGTCAGAACTTGACGTTCGCCTTGGTTGGCGGCGCGCTGCTAGTGGTCGCGGTGATCGCCGCCCTCGTGTTTACCGGGATCGTGCCGGTTCCCTTCGGGAACGACTTCTCCGTGAAGGTCAAGTACGCCGAAACCGGCGACATTCCCTGCCCGACAGCGAACTCGAAGCCCGTGACCCCCTCGACGGTGTCGGTCGCGGTCATCAACACCACCCAGCACCAGGGCCTGGCCTCGAAGGCCACGGACATGCTCACGACCGCAGGCTTCCAGACGCAGGAGCCCGAGACCGCGGACGTCGAGTACACGGGCAAGGTGCGCATCACCGCCGGTCCGGCCGGCGTCGATAACGCCTACTCGGTCGCCCGCTTCTTCCCCGGCGCCCACGTGCGTCTCACCGACGCGACGGGTTCCGACGTGAAGGTCGAGCTGGGCACTTTCTACGACGACACGATGAGTGCGGAGGACGTCCAACGCGTCCTGAAGTCCACCGACCCGATCGAACAGCCCGCCAAGTGCCGCCCCATGTCGGGGTCGTGA
- a CDS encoding anaerobic ribonucleoside-triphosphate reductase activating protein — MRTVSSSAPSLPRGAADVSARPPQYEAGATREGTLSLGVPGLARGRADREWTPDDLQIAGLVPMSSVDWPGKFAASLFLQGCPWACPYCHNSAIIDPRIPGVVAWSALEDLLARRRGLLDGVVFSGGEATRQVALGAGMARVRELGFGVGLHTAGPYPRRLAELLGAGLVDWVGIDVKATRGNYEAVAGRAGSGERAWESLGIVLSHLEVDHEARLTVYPDGPGDGFEVAARAREMGVRSFALQQAREFGTPEGFDASRAGWDDQVRALAADIESLNFDSFVFRGGS, encoded by the coding sequence ATGCGCACGGTGAGCTCGTCAGCGCCTTCCCTCCCGCGGGGGGCCGCTGACGTGAGCGCTCGTCCCCCGCAGTACGAGGCCGGGGCGACCCGGGAGGGCACGCTGAGCCTGGGTGTCCCCGGCCTCGCCCGGGGGCGGGCCGACCGCGAGTGGACGCCGGACGACCTGCAGATCGCGGGCCTCGTCCCCATGTCGAGCGTGGACTGGCCCGGCAAGTTCGCGGCATCCCTGTTCCTGCAGGGCTGCCCGTGGGCGTGCCCGTACTGCCATAACAGCGCGATCATCGACCCGCGCATCCCGGGCGTGGTCGCGTGGAGCGCGCTCGAGGACCTGCTGGCGCGCAGGCGCGGCCTCCTGGACGGGGTCGTGTTCTCTGGCGGCGAGGCGACCCGTCAGGTCGCGCTCGGGGCGGGGATGGCTCGAGTGCGCGAGCTCGGCTTCGGCGTCGGCCTGCACACCGCCGGCCCCTACCCGCGCCGCCTGGCGGAGCTGCTGGGAGCGGGCCTCGTCGATTGGGTGGGCATCGACGTGAAGGCGACCCGGGGCAACTACGAGGCGGTGGCCGGGCGCGCGGGCTCCGGCGAGCGGGCGTGGGAGTCGCTGGGCATCGTCCTGTCTCATCTCGAGGTGGACCACGAGGCGCGACTGACCGTCTATCCGGATGGGCCTGGCGACGGCTTCGAGGTGGCGGCGCGGGCGCGCGAGATGGGGGTGCGGTCCTTCGCGCTCCAACAGGCGCGAGAATTCGGTACCCCGGAAGGTTTTGATGCCTCGCGCGCCGGATGGGACGATCAGGTGCGCGCGCTCGCGGCGGACATTGAGAGCCTCAATTTTGACAGTTTCGTGTTTCGTGGGGGCTCCTAG
- a CDS encoding ribonucleoside triphosphate reductase: MTSAPRYDVDAIATVQEYLDRSDWRVNANANQGYSLGGLILNSAGKIVANYWLEHVYTPEIGAPHREGDYHIHDLDMFAGYCAGWSLKRLIQEGFNGVGGAIASAPPRHFSSACGQIVNFLGTLQNEWAGAQAFSSFDTYMAPFVRLDDMEYENIVQCMQELIYNLNVPSRWGSQCPFTNLTFDWTCPDDLADEHPLIGDEVVDFTYGELQREMDLINRAFIEVMMGGDADGRVFTFPIPTYNITPDFDWEGENVDALFDMTAKYGLPYFQNFINSDLDPHMIRSMCCRLQLDLRELLKRGNGLFGSAELTGSIGVVTLNMARLGYLYKGDEEGLVARMDELIDLASKSLEIKRETIQYHMDHGLFPYSQRYLGTLDNHFSTIGVNGMNEMVRNFSDDAYDLTDPRGFDMCVRILDRVRERMVQLQEATGHMYNLEATPAEGTTYRFAKEDRKRFADIIQAGTPDEPYYTNSSQLPVGYTDDPFQALEDQEVLQGKYTGGTVLHLYMGERVSSGEACKEMVRRSLTAFKVPYITITPTFSICPVHGYLAGEHFTCEKCAAAHPHAEPQACEVWTRVMGYFRPVQSFNIGKKGEYHERQMFSESAADAHGELVSAFPPAGGR; encoded by the coding sequence ATGACTAGCGCACCCCGCTACGACGTCGACGCCATCGCTACCGTGCAGGAGTACCTCGACCGCTCCGACTGGCGAGTCAATGCCAACGCGAACCAGGGGTATTCGCTCGGCGGCCTGATCCTGAACTCGGCGGGCAAGATCGTCGCCAACTACTGGCTCGAACACGTCTACACGCCCGAGATCGGCGCCCCGCACCGCGAGGGCGACTACCACATCCATGACCTCGACATGTTCGCCGGATACTGCGCGGGCTGGTCCCTCAAGCGCCTCATCCAGGAGGGCTTCAACGGTGTGGGCGGCGCGATCGCCTCGGCCCCGCCGCGCCACTTCTCCTCGGCGTGCGGCCAGATCGTCAACTTCCTCGGCACCCTCCAAAACGAGTGGGCGGGCGCCCAGGCGTTCTCCTCCTTCGACACCTACATGGCGCCCTTCGTGCGCCTGGACGACATGGAGTACGAGAATATCGTTCAGTGCATGCAGGAGCTTATCTACAACCTGAACGTGCCCTCGCGCTGGGGAAGCCAGTGCCCCTTCACGAACCTCACCTTCGACTGGACGTGCCCGGACGACCTGGCCGACGAGCACCCCCTCATCGGCGACGAGGTCGTCGACTTCACCTACGGCGAGCTCCAGCGGGAAATGGACCTCATCAACCGCGCGTTCATCGAGGTCATGATGGGCGGCGACGCGGACGGGCGAGTCTTCACGTTCCCGATCCCGACCTACAACATCACGCCCGACTTCGATTGGGAGGGCGAGAATGTCGACGCGCTCTTCGATATGACCGCGAAGTACGGCCTGCCCTACTTCCAGAACTTCATCAACTCCGACCTGGACCCGCACATGATCCGCTCGATGTGCTGCCGCCTCCAACTGGACCTGCGCGAGCTCCTCAAGCGCGGCAACGGCCTCTTCGGCTCGGCGGAGCTCACCGGCTCGATCGGCGTGGTCACGCTCAACATGGCGCGCCTCGGCTACCTGTACAAGGGGGATGAGGAGGGCCTCGTCGCGCGCATGGACGAGCTCATCGACCTGGCCTCGAAGTCCCTCGAAATCAAGCGCGAGACCATCCAGTACCACATGGACCACGGCCTCTTCCCCTACTCGCAGCGCTACCTGGGTACGCTCGATAACCATTTCTCGACGATCGGCGTCAACGGTATGAACGAGATGGTGCGCAACTTCAGTGACGACGCCTACGACCTGACGGACCCGCGCGGCTTCGACATGTGCGTGCGCATCCTGGATCGCGTGCGCGAGCGCATGGTCCAGCTCCAGGAGGCCACCGGCCACATGTACAACCTGGAGGCGACCCCCGCGGAGGGCACGACGTACCGCTTCGCGAAGGAGGACCGCAAGCGCTTCGCCGACATCATCCAGGCGGGCACGCCCGACGAGCCCTACTACACGAACTCCTCGCAGCTGCCCGTGGGCTACACGGATGATCCGTTCCAGGCCCTCGAGGATCAGGAGGTCCTGCAGGGCAAGTACACGGGCGGCACGGTCCTGCACCTGTACATGGGCGAGCGCGTCTCGTCGGGCGAGGCCTGCAAAGAGATGGTGCGCCGCTCGCTCACGGCCTTCAAGGTCCCCTACATTACGATCACGCCGACCTTCTCGATCTGCCCGGTCCACGGCTACCTGGCTGGCGAGCACTTCACGTGCGAGAAGTGCGCGGCCGCCCACCCTCACGCGGAGCCGCAGGCCTGCGAGGTGTGGACGCGCGTCATGGGCTACTTCCGCCCGGTCCAGTCCTTCAACATCGGCAAGAAGGGCGAGTACCACGAGCGTCAGATGTTCTCCGAGAGCGCCGCGGATGCGCACGGTGAGCTCGTCAGCGCCTTCCCTCCCGCGGGGGGCCGCTGA
- a CDS encoding DoxX family membrane protein, with the protein MASPVTSKPARVVLGLLRLAVGFVFLWSFLDKTFGLHYSTGPSRAWINGGTPAQSYLTGATTGKPLASFFESLAVPAMDWLFMVGLLGIGVALVLGIGTRLAAVAGVVMLGFMYAAVAPWVWGSLNPVVNEHLVYALVLILIPLTSAGDTLGLGSWWKGLGLVKKLPFLI; encoded by the coding sequence ATGGCCTCCCCCGTCACGTCCAAGCCCGCGCGTGTTGTCCTGGGTCTGCTGCGTCTCGCGGTGGGTTTCGTGTTCCTCTGGTCGTTCCTGGATAAGACGTTCGGCCTGCACTACTCGACCGGCCCCTCTCGCGCGTGGATCAACGGCGGCACGCCCGCGCAGAGCTACCTGACGGGCGCGACGACCGGTAAGCCGCTGGCCTCCTTCTTCGAGTCTCTCGCCGTGCCCGCGATGGATTGGCTGTTCATGGTGGGCCTGCTCGGTATCGGGGTGGCCCTCGTCCTCGGTATCGGCACGCGCCTCGCGGCGGTCGCGGGCGTCGTCATGCTGGGTTTCATGTACGCGGCCGTGGCTCCGTGGGTGTGGGGGTCGCTCAATCCGGTGGTGAACGAGCATCTGGTGTACGCGCTCGTGCTGATCTTGATTCCGCTGACGAGCGCGGGCGATACGCTCGGCCTGGGTTCGTGGTGGAAGGGCCTTGGGCTGGTGAAGAAGCTGCCTTTCCTTATCTGA